From Vigna angularis cultivar LongXiaoDou No.4 chromosome 11, ASM1680809v1, whole genome shotgun sequence:
CTCATATACACTGAAAACATGTTTCCTTTAGTactattataatagttatattaaccataattctattataatatttatattaaatcagtAAGTGTACCAAACATTcctaattttcatattaaaccAACACAATAACATtcattcatattataatattataaattattatgaacATCACTAAGTATcaccattttcttttatacataTCATGTGTAcctattaatttttcttttatataattatattatattaatagaatATGTACTCTCTGTTactaattttatatacataacgatattatattaatataatttattatcatactTACTCTTGCAtcttttgtataaaatatattaatataatctaTCTCatactttcttttatatatatatatatatatatatatatatatatatatatatatatatatatatatatcaaacataCTCCCCTGCATCTTATATATATTCCTATTATATTAATTCCAACACTTCTTCCATAAAGTAACCACTGTTGCATGGCTCTATTCTACTCACACACCCGTCCTATGCATGCAAAATTTCATGCTTCCAATATTTCTTAAAGTTTCTTTTACTAACAAAAAGGATGGACCCCACCACTAACATACatatactattattataaagaaaCCCCTTCTTCCTTTCTATTTTGTACCTGACGCACACAACAACATTCCTCCAAGTTTCTCTCCACTCAACCTACGTAacccacttttttttttatatggaaaTGCTTAATTTACATTCCTTTCCATTCACATACCCATATGCCAATTccaatgtaattaaaaataatattttaatatacccATAGACCACACGTTCATGTATCTCTTCCAAGAATAAAACCCCTCAACCAATGTACCTCATTATTATATTTCACACATACAGTCCGCTTACACTTCCTAATTCTTATACCCCAAATCATTCAAATTTGGTAAccacataatttaaatattagatGCACAAATCTTTGATAAAACAGAAACGCCCTGTaggaaaaatatcattttcgaAATTAACATGCATACATATACATAAAACAGATTCAAcccaaaaataattagctccccttaacTTCTTTTGGGTTGCTCAATACAATTCACAGTAGATGCCCTAACAGTACCCTCCACACAGAGCGGAACTTGACAAAACCTACAGATCACCAAATTGGTGATAGAACATAGCGCTTACAGCTCGAATAAACAGAGAATGGAAGGAAAAACGTACAAGGCACGTGAACCCAGCaaagttgcatgccctaggttctAGAACAGTGAAAGAGAAGGGGAAAAGGGAACTTACCGGTCGGAACAGGAAACTattcggttcaaaatgaagctctTGCCACCGCGATCGTTTAGGCaccttcaaattaaaatttaaacgtTTGGatcttttagagagaaggcagagcaaTTATTTAGGAAAAATGGTTTCTGTTTAGAGAGAAAAAGGGAAAGAGGTCAACAAAGTGAAAAAGAACTCTGAGCCCTTCCTAAGGTTAAGTTGGTCTTAGGCTGATGGGCTTGACTGCCCCACATAAAGCCCAGTGGCCCCTCATTCATTTACAGGCCCTTATAGAGTCTATTTTATAAACTACATGCCATGACTAAAGagtaaaaaatacaatttttcatGTGTTTTAAGTCTAAACATAGGATTAATTAATAATCATGATtaatacttatttaatttttaatctagTTTAACATATAAGTAGTTCCTtacaattagaaaaaaaaggtatatgggtagtttttaaatttaaggaaaaacttataatttcttttttcttatattgtGTTTATTTGTGGATGAATTCCTATTTACTTATAGTTtagaaaatgttattataaGTTTGTCAAGTAAAAAATgttccaaattttttttttagatattatttttgtaaaacaacatttcataccacgttgatattttgtttaatgtttttattaaacttaattGGTATGGAGACAATCTTAtcctaatattaaaatattagtatgataatgaagttattttaaattaagtaaaacTAATATTAGGATATTGGTATGATAAAcgaagttattttaaattaagtaaaattataatgaaaatatttaattatcatttttctttaactaaacaatctttaattttactttatttttcacatatttttcttctttcctttttttatttcttttctgtttttgaataaaaacttaattaaatataatttttatttatttgaaattttttaaaagatattttaagatgtgtttttcaatttgaaaaaaaaatataataattgaaattaaaaagatagttaaaatgattatatactaaaaaattattatttaaataaaaaaatttcaatatcgtacttattatttatttattaattttttaattataatttttaaataacttttccaatatataaattattcataaatattattataatactattattactattatcattaaaaacaatttaataactttcattttatatttattaaaatatatttttaatctattgCATCTCAAATCCCTTAcaattttatacaaattttatttccaaatttgaTCACCTCCAACCCCTCCTAAAAAGAACATTACAGACTTTAATCTCTAAAAAATGACTGAATTCATCTATTCGATATAAACAAGTGAAGACAACCTTTTCGTTCCTCTATTCCTCGCTTGTTGTCGCCCACTTTGCTGCGATATTTGCTTCTGCGTTTTTTCTCCTGAATCTTGGAGCTTCGATTTCGCTGCAAACTGGCTATGGACTACGAACCCTACGACAGTAGCGGTGAGTTTCAAGTTTCGTACTTTTCTCCTATCTGTGCCAAAATCTTTAAGACTTGTTTTAATTATAGATTTAGGGCGTTGTTTTTATTCTCACTTGACCCAtttctgttttcttctttttgatgAGTGTGGAGATTTCAATTGGCGCCAAATTGTTGGGTTTCATATGCTTGTGGAATCGGAGTATGTAAAAGCGAGTATCTTTAGAGCAACTGAGCGAGTTTGATTAATGGGTATAGCGCCAACACTACGTGTTTTGTGACCTAAGGGACAAAAGGATTAGTGTTTTACTTAATAGGTTTGTTCCATTGTGTGTtctaggaaatatttgtgtGACATCGATTGAGGTAAAGAGATGGTAAATTGGTTAAGGTGGTTTGAGAGCATGTGTGAAGGGGGCCACTAAAAGAACTAGTGAGCAGAGTAAATTGAATGGTTTGTTTGTGAAAAGGGGGAGAGGGATACCTAGAAGAACATTAAAGGAAATTGTTATGCGGGATTTCATGGTGAATAATATTCTTGAAAGTTTGGTCTTTAATCAGCCTCACTTAGTGGGAtgaaattttgttgttgtgtttaTTCCACGAAGAAGGTGGAAATATTCATGTCAATTTACGTGTTAGCTTGTCTTCCTATGGActttaaaggaagaaaagggTGCCCTCAGAACCTGGACATTTTAATGACTCGAGAGGCACAGGAAAGCAAGCCTCTGCCTCAATTAAGAAATGcattagaaagaagaaaagaaaacaggAAACTATTTGCTTGTTTTGCGTTAATGTGCCATGTAAATTTAACTACTTAAGTTAAGCcctacattttttataaatgtaataagataaaaaaatgtcgTATGGAAATGTCTATCCATTTGTTTACAAggacttcaatttttttttctatataaaatgtttatgcTCTTGAGTTCCTTTAGTGTCAACTCTTTTATACTCCCTTTGACAGCCTTTTTTTTGGAACTATTTGTACACAATTCTCTATATGATACAGTGTAATGCTGTCATGTATAAGTTGCATTATTCCATGAGGAAATTTTGgtgcttttaattatttatcctcTCCCTTTAGATAGTGTCTCTTATAAGTTAATTGTTATGATCCATAACTTATGGTTAATGAATTGTGTCCTAACTTTTTCGAATTAGTAAATGTATGTGTGCTACTCTTGATGCTCAGAATTGTGCTTACAAGCTGTTTCTTGAGAATCAGATAGATTTTTCACCAATGCCAAAAAAGTCTGGTTGATACCTATTTCAAGGATTCATTTGGCCTCTCATGTTATACTTACATTGCATGCATTCACTTGATTGCAGGAACTGATGATGATCTTCCACCAACTCATCAAAACAGAATCCCCAGAGGGCCACATCCTGCAAGGAATGGAAGATCTGCAGGAGCTTCATACCCAATGACATATGGTGAAATTGATATGGAAACTCAAATTCACAAGCTTGAGAAGGAAGCATACAGTTCAGTTCTACGAGCCTTTAAAGCTCAAGATGATGCCATTACTTGGGTATATTCTGTCATTTGATTTTCTCGTATgtgatatatttataatttgtgagATGATTTGATCAGGTTTAAATGACTGCTAAATGGCGTGTATTTCTTCAGGAGAAGGAAAGTTTGATTACAGAACTTAGAAAAGAACTAGGATTATCAAATGAGGAACACAGAGAACTTCTAGGCCATGTTAATGCAGATGATGTAATACAAAATATAAGGTCTGATAAAAGTTTCAAACATGGTTTCTTTCTGAACTATGCTTCAGAAGTGAGATTTCCATTGTTTTTTCCATAtatccaattttattttcttaatcaaCACCTTACTGAACATTATTTTAGGGACTGGAGACAAGCAGGAGGCCATCAGCCTGGTATGCTGAATATTGGGCAAACTATTCATGATTCAATTCCAAGTCCCACTGTCTCTGTATCTCGTAAAAAGCAGAAGATAATGGCGTCCACTCCTTTAGAATCTTTTGGTGGACCTTCTCCATTTCACCCCCAACCACCCGTTCAGCCATCTTTGGTTGCAAAACCAGGATCTGTTTCTGGATCCAAGGGCAAGAAGCACAAACCTGTAAGCAAATGATAAGTTTTATTAGTGCTCTTCCTTTCTGTATTGCTTTTTACTGAGTTTGGGTTTGTCTCCTATGCAGACATGGATTACACTTTTTTGTACTAAGGAATAGTAATTAAATAATGTTGCCCTTTACTTGCAGGGCCAAGTATTACTGGGTGTATCTTCAATAAAGAAATATCCTTCATCAGGACTCAGTGGAAGGAATCAAGTACCTAATAGAGCTCCTTCTGGTATTGAAACGGGTGAGCTTGCTAATGAAGCATCACTGGTTTCACTAGTTGGTAGGAAAGTGCAAACACGATGGCCTGATGACAACAACTTTTATGAAGCTGTTATATCTGACTACAATCGAGCTGATGTACTCACATTCCCCCAATTAACTAAGATTTTGTTTCAGGTAGTATATAGCCGAGATGCTTATGTTTACTTCTAACTTTTCAGGGTCGATATGCTCTGGTATATGACATGGGGACTGCAAATGAAACGTGGGAATGGGTTAATCTGTCAGAGGTATTTCTGATACTGATTACTGTTGTGAAATTCTTATGTGTTTATGATTAACATATCATCATCACAATGttataactataaaattatggTTGGAAACATGTTTGggttaagaagtttgaaatggcaATCAAGCAGTAAGAGAACAGTCAGACATTATTGTTCTCTTCACAACCCCAGCCCTAAAAAGGGTTGCTGATAGTGTtccatttcttttaaaaaaaaaaaagaggtttaTAGTCTTCTCTAAAGGTGATAAAGCAAGTATGTTGTGGCAGCAAAAGGTTCATCTATAATCAACTAAAGAACATTTTAccagtattaatattttatattcatagaAACAAATAGTTTAGCATTGCCAAAATGGTCTATTATATTACTTAGGAATTTAAACAGATTCATTTTTATGTTATGGTATTGTTATTTACATTTTGGGGATATCAATGTGTAATTTAATATCTTTGACTATAGTTATAAAGAGTTTGATAGGGACTTGGGTGTTGACGGGTGCTTAAATCTAGCATCAAGCAGAATGGGATGCTTAGTGGAGTTTTAACTCTAGTTCTATCTCCTTAATTGCTAGCTTTTAAGGGTTCTCCAAGTACTTGGTACTTAtcaattggtatcaaagctcATTGTCGATGTCTCAAAAAAAAAGAGCTTCCTAGATAGTGTTATGACTTACGAGGAAATTGAGTGGAGTGTCATGGTGAATGAAAGTTCCCAAGGCATCATCTCGTACAGAAGGTATAGGGACTTGGGTATTATGTGGCACCAAAGTCACACATAAAGTAGTATGGTATGTTCGATATAGAGTATTTAACTGTTTGGTTCTTTCCCCTTAATgtcataaagaaaataaacttgtactgctcttttttctttttagtttatttaatttttggcATATGTTGCAATCCTTTCATTTTCAGTATTGAAATAGAGAATGAAAACTGGCTGAAGAGAATTGTATGATGCTTAATACTTCAAAGTTAATGAATGCAGCTATTGATAGTATATGAAATGGAATTTGTTGTCCAACATGTTTTaaactttccttttttttaagcCCTGAATTGTAGTGGTTATTTGAAAGCATTGCTCTTCCATGTAGTAAATGTACAATACTATGCTTGCATTGTTAGCACTGCACTGTAATGTCTTTAGCTCAtgcaaaaatattattgttactGCAGATCTCTCCTGAAGATATTCAGTGGGTCGGTGAGGATCCAGGAATCAATCATGGTGGGGGTCTTCGTGGATCTGGTAATGGGATGAGTAGGTCTGTAGGACGTGGCAGTGTTCCAGGAGCTGTAAGAGGTAGGGGAACCACAAAGGGACAATCCAAAATGGATTTCTTTCCATCACAGAATGGAATTGGAAAGAAGACTCTAGATGATATACACATACTTCACACAGACACGCTAGTGAAGAAGGTTACTGAAAACACTTCAATCAGAATAGTACTCTTTGAGATTATTTGATCTTATTTGACATATTCAAGTGTCTGATGAACATGACAGGTAGAGAGGGTATTCAATGCTAATCATCCTGATGCACTTGAAATTGAACAAGTCATGAAGGTATTAAAGGTAAGGGACAGATACATATGTCAGTGTGCGATTTCATGTATTTTCCTTTAAATGGTGTATGTACAGATAATTCATGTGAAATAAACGCAGGATCACGAGCAAGCTCTTATTGATGCAATTGCAAGACTTGCAGATCTTTCTGATGGCGAAAGTGGTATTTTTCTGATTTGATTCCTTTTAGCAAATACCATCTGAAAATTGATGAATGGTCTTCTAAATTAGAAATTAGAATAATGTGGACATCAATGAATCTAGTTAGTGCAgataattatgaataaaatactACTATTTGCATTCTTTCAGcatcatattttttatgatgCTGGCATAATATGGTTTGCAGTCACTTTCAACTTAAATCCATGATGCATTAAAGGAGTTGCCACAATTTTTGCACTGTGTTCAATCATGTCACTAATTTGTACCTAGCAACTGTGAAGTAAATTATCATATCATataccaaaaagaaaaatattccaTACTTTCTTGCTTCCGTGTTTCTCCTATTCAAACAACCATATCCTATGTATTTAttgatacattttttatattaaaaaggtAATATCATTCTTACTCAAAAATGAAGTGATGAAAAGGCCATATTAGTCAAATCTTTGTTTAGCCGTTCTTGATGTTCTTATTGTTTATACAGATGAGGATGGCCACCATTTCGCACATGCTCAACCAATGGAAAGATGATGTGGAAAACCATCTTTGTAAAATGGGAAGAGTTGGCATTATTATAGTCGCAAAAACTTGGAAAATCTGAAGTTCTCTTACGCTATGAAGGTAATTTCCCTGACAGACAACTCTTGTGCATGTCATTCATTTTGACTAGGTTGAAAATTAGGTAGTTTAGTAATGATTATTCACTGAGGTTTTAAGATTTGACACAGGATACTCGGATGCTTGTACACATTCATGATAGTGTATAAATTCTTGTATTTGTTGTGTATTATGTATGGATTCACTCTTCTGTTATGTATTACTCTCTGACTTCTATACAAGACCATGTTCATAAAATTACTCTCAGatcctttttaattatttgtcgAAACTTTTGTAAGTGAGTTTGGTTTTGTTAAGGAAAGAATGTGATTTTGCACTGAGAATCCACACTATATGTAGCTacgataatattttaattttttggataactttattttcattattatgaATTATTCTTCATTAAATATGGGaattaatatgttttgaaattctagAAATGTTCAATTAAGTGGATATTCtctattgagtttttttttttttgtatttataagatGTAAGAGAAATACATGAATGAGTGATTATATAGATCTTCTCTCTCATATtaccattaaaaaaatatttttaacattcattTGAAAACAATGCACCAAAAAAAACAAGGGCAACAATAATAAGAGTATGAATAGTAGTCCTTTTGGCGACGGATAAATAGGTTTATACATACTTTAGAGTATTTTTTTAAGAGAGTCCTTTAGCAATTAAATGAATGTTGTGACATTCAATAGACTCATCCAATCTTGTTTTAGTCTTATAAACATCTCATGGATATTgagaaatgtaaaaataatatttcttcatGTAGTTTTTGCCAAGAAAAGTCTGAATTGAGTGATAAAAAAGTTTCtgaattacataatttaacgTGTTTTGAATTgcacaatttaaaattattttttttgtaatattgttgaagaattgaaattgagaaaaatttaaGAACGCATTATGaattgtataatataaaaatatattttaaattgtataattcaaattatattactAAATCTAAAATAAGATCTGGATTAGTATAGGTAATATTCACTTTGGGTAATTTCTTTTAGCACCATTATAccttttcttcctgcaccttcGTAGGTGTAGAAAAAAAATCCCAATTATCCATGGGTTGAAAACATTTTAGATCCTgcaatttgaaatttaaaaatgtgtttttttcactaaaattgaaatattataaaaaaaagtgtgtaGACGTTCTAGTAATTAAAAATTCCATTAATGTAGTAATgtgtattaaattatttattcactACAAAAATGATGGTTATAAATATCTAAGTTGAACTAAATTTACCAACTAGTGTTGACATAGTGGTAAAAAGTTTGGAAAAAgacataaatttttaaattccgTCTCTATGGTTATTTTGGTACACATACAAAAGGGTAAAAACTGGATTTTGTCTAAGTTCTCtgatcaataatattttatttataagttctCTGATTTTTCAATGTACACTTTTCATCTGAAGTTTGAAACATtgataatttcaaattcaaacgGTTATTAGTGCGTTCCAATCGATGATTTTCATTTGAAGTGGTCTTTATAATTACTAAAATGGCGAGAAATTacgaataaaaattataaagtggGAGCTGTATGggggagaaaaaaagaagattaaaCATACTTCTCCATAgcttttagaaaaagaaaaacacaaaaagtattaaaattaacttttataaaagttaaaattaatttatatacaaataaatttgtaaagagacttctattttttttctaacttctttaatttttatttgtttgaacaATTTTCTCCtacaaattagaaaaagaaaaaaaaaattaaaattgacttcctcaaaaattcaaaataatgtatacataaattaatttgtataagTTTCCTTTGACagaaaaatatttctaattattGTACTTAAACAAATCTTTTCAAAAAGATTCTAGAAGAAAATTAGCAGtatgttaaaagaaattatattttcttttatgtaatttctttaaaatgtaGCTTCTAACTTgcactaaaataattttaactcataaaaagttatcttattttttttaaataattatactgTCACAATAAAGTTAAACATTAATATTGTGGTTGGATGAGTAGTTTAGAAGAATAActcatttatttgaaaattttaaaattctttatactaccatatttttgataaaataattaaaaaaattaaaatttaagaacttttttaaaggtatttcaaattaataaagtagaagaattttaaatacttaaaaaatataagaaatttgaaatttaatttattttcactttactCTTACTTCACTTATGAAGATTTAGTCGAGTCATTAAAGGCTCAGACAAGTTGGCTTGGGCTAAACTCTTAGCCGAGTGGGTTTAGgttaaaatttgaattgatttgACCGAACCAAAGTTTGAGATAAATTGGCCTGAATTGAAGACCAAGATGGATCATTCGGGTTGAAGATCGAGATAAGTAAGTGCAGGTCAAAGGTTAAACCAATTCGACTTAAAACGAAGCATTAGTTGAGTCGATTGTGGTTGAAGGTCAAGAAGAGATAGTTGGGCCAAAGGTCAAAACAATTAGACCTGGTTGATGATCGAGACGAGTTGGCAAGGGCCAAATGTCGAGATGAATCAACAAGGCCGAAGGTCAAGACACATTAGTCCGAGTCCAAGGTCATGTTAGGTCAACATGCGCAAAAGGTCAAGTCGAATTGGTTCAACCCAAGGTCCAGTCGAGTTGGCCCTGATTGAAGGTTCAACCGATTAGCCCAAGCCAAAGGTCTACCAAGTCGGTCTAGGCCAAAATTTGATTTATCTCAAGAGGAATAACCAGCCGAGTTGGCCTCGGGGGAAAGTCGAGATGAGTGGATCAGATTGAAGGTTCAGAAGATTAGACTACGGTTGAAGGTTAAAACGACTAAACCTAGACCCAAGATTAAGACGGGTTGGGACAGGCGAAAGGTAGAGACAGGTCAACCGTGGCTAAATGTCGAGATGAGTCAGCCCAGGCTAAAGGTTGAGATGAGTCAGCTCACACCGAAAGTCGAGTCGATTCGGTGTAGGCCAAAGTTTGAGCTTATTAGGTGCAAACTTAATGTCGAGCTGATTTGGCACGAGCTAAAAGTCAAGTCGAGTCGATCCAAGCTGAAGC
This genomic window contains:
- the LOC108333038 gene encoding protein EMSY-LIKE 3 isoform X1; this translates as MDYEPYDSSGTDDDLPPTHQNRIPRGPHPARNGRSAGASYPMTYGEIDMETQIHKLEKEAYSSVLRAFKAQDDAITWEKESLITELRKELGLSNEEHRELLGHVNADDVIQNIRDWRQAGGHQPGMLNIGQTIHDSIPSPTVSVSRKKQKIMASTPLESFGGPSPFHPQPPVQPSLVAKPGSVSGSKGKKHKPGQVLLGVSSIKKYPSSGLSGRNQVPNRAPSGIETGELANEASLVSLVGRKVQTRWPDDNNFYEAVISDYNRADGRYALVYDMGTANETWEWVNLSEISPEDIQWVGEDPGINHGGGLRGSGNGMSRSVGRGSVPGAVRGRGTTKGQSKMDFFPSQNGIGKKTLDDIHILHTDTLVKKVERVFNANHPDALEIEQVMKVLKDHEQALIDAIARLADLSDGESDEDGHHFAHAQPMER
- the LOC108333038 gene encoding protein EMSY-LIKE 3 isoform X2, producing MGTDDDLPPTHQNRIPRGPHPARNGRSAGASYPMTYGEIDMETQIHKLEKEAYSSVLRAFKAQDDAITWEKESLITELRKELGLSNEEHRELLGHVNADDVIQNIRDWRQAGGHQPGMLNIGQTIHDSIPSPTVSVSRKKQKIMASTPLESFGGPSPFHPQPPVQPSLVAKPGSVSGSKGKKHKPGQVLLGVSSIKKYPSSGLSGRNQVPNRAPSGIETGELANEASLVSLVGRKVQTRWPDDNNFYEAVISDYNRADGRYALVYDMGTANETWEWVNLSEISPEDIQWVGEDPGINHGGGLRGSGNGMSRSVGRGSVPGAVRGRGTTKGQSKMDFFPSQNGIGKKTLDDIHILHTDTLVKKVERVFNANHPDALEIEQVMKVLKDHEQALIDAIARLADLSDGESDEDGHHFAHAQPMER
- the LOC108333038 gene encoding protein EMSY-LIKE 4 isoform X3, with the translated sequence MVKLIWKLKFTSLRRKHTVQFYEPLKLKMMPLLGDWRQAGGHQPGMLNIGQTIHDSIPSPTVSVSRKKQKIMASTPLESFGGPSPFHPQPPVQPSLVAKPGSVSGSKGKKHKPGQVLLGVSSIKKYPSSGLSGRNQVPNRAPSGIETGELANEASLVSLVGRKVQTRWPDDNNFYEAVISDYNRADGRYALVYDMGTANETWEWVNLSEISPEDIQWVGEDPGINHGGGLRGSGNGMSRSVGRGSVPGAVRGRGTTKGQSKMDFFPSQNGIGKKTLDDIHILHTDTLVKKVERVFNANHPDALEIEQVMKVLKDHEQALIDAIARLADLSDGESDEDGHHFAHAQPMER